A genomic segment from Candidatus Leptovillus gracilis encodes:
- a CDS encoding antitoxin family protein, whose product MERSIAVVYEKGMLRPLSPLNFPEHTRLEIQIIEAGDESKRDAEKAYQILVQAGLVQPAIIREREPALISDKDRREVADAYGLAGSLSDVIIAERDEA is encoded by the coding sequence ATGGAAAGAAGCATTGCTGTTGTGTATGAAAAAGGGATGTTAAGGCCGTTGTCTCCCTTGAATTTCCCAGAACACACGCGACTTGAAATTCAGATTATAGAGGCAGGAGATGAGAGCAAACGCGATGCGGAAAAAGCGTATCAAATCCTGGTACAGGCCGGGTTGGTGCAGCCAGCTATCATCCGTGAACGTGAGCCTGCGCTAATTTCTGATAAAGATAGGCGCGAAGTTGCTGACGCTTATGGCCTGGCCGGTTCATTATCGGATGTCATCATTGCCGAACGAGATGAAGCATGA